The proteins below are encoded in one region of Festucalex cinctus isolate MCC-2025b chromosome 2, RoL_Fcin_1.0, whole genome shotgun sequence:
- the LOC144014133 gene encoding lithostathine-1-alpha-like, protein MARSRPQHQASSIKHQASSITTKMAFGLRSLFLLCGISGLLTGVWSKPTAVVKGNSCPKGWTQLDCHCYIYENEGRTFADAESVCNILGGNLVSIHNDLENAFVLELIRAGDNDDEAWIGLHDAIENDDFIWTDGSDNDFTKFDLGGSEPDETGNCVQMDESAGLWEDVLCSEEIPYVCIRDVNPW, encoded by the exons ATGGCTCGGAGTCGTCCTCAGCATCAAGCATCAAGCATCAAGCATCAAGCCTCAAGCATCACGACAAAG ATGGCATTTGGACTTCGCTCGTTGTTCCTCCTCTGTGGGATCAGTGGACTGTTGACTGGAGTC TGGTCTAAACCCACCGCTGTTGTAAAAG GCAATAGCTGTCCTAAAGGCTGGACTCAGTTGGACTGCCACTGCTACATCTACGAAAATGAAGGGAGAACGTTTGCAGATGCAGAG AGCGTCTGTAACATCCTTGGTGGGAATCTGGTCTCCATTCACAATGACCTGGAAAACGCGTTCGTTCTTGAACTGATTCGGGCGGGTGATAATGACGACGAAGCCTGGATCGGTCTCCATGATGCCATTGAG AACGACGACTTTATCTGGACCGATGGCTCCGATAATGATTTCACCAAATTTGACTTGGGTGGATCAGAGCCGGATGAGACCGGTAACTGTGTGCAAATGGATGAAAGTG CTGGACTTTGGGAGGATGTGCTCTGCTCCGAAGAGATCCCGTATGTTTGCATCAGAGATGTGAACCCCTGGTAG